A stretch of the Hemitrygon akajei chromosome 30, sHemAka1.3, whole genome shotgun sequence genome encodes the following:
- the LOC140718675 gene encoding putative CENPB DNA-binding domain-containing protein 1 produces the protein MAPKKQLGGQNNSSKAKRERKLLSLAVKVEILALLKSGVSHSEVGSKVGKNESSIHTIKQKEAEIRGSVSVAPTKAKMVSLVRNKVLAKTEKALSVWLEDMSQKHLPVDGQIIHEKALSLYEHYWDGIVESERKEFKASKG, from the coding sequence atggctcctaaaaagcaattggGTGGTCAAaacaattcctcaaaggctaagagggagcgTAAACTGCTATCTCTCGCAGTGAAAGTAGAAATATTAGCTCTTTTGAAAAGTGGCGTGTCGCATTCTGAAGTGGGCAGTAAGGTCGGTAAGAACGAATCGAGCATTCacacaataaagcagaaagaagctgaaattcgTGGAAGTGTTAGTGTTGCCCCTACAAAGGCAAAAATGGTCTCTCTGGTTCGTAATAAAGTACTTGCGAAGACTGAGAAAGCACTAAGtgtgtggctagaggacatgtcacagaagcatCTCCCTGTCGATGGCCAAATTATACATGAAAAAGCTCTTAGTCTCTATGAGCACTACTGGGACGGGATTGTTGAGAGCGAGAGaaaagagtttaaggctagtaagggatga